The following proteins are encoded in a genomic region of Acidobacteriota bacterium:
- the mrdA gene encoding penicillin-binding protein 2 encodes MKLNDHVQNLGARVGTIQILAFVLLTLLGVRLYHLQIVRGEYYSERAESQRIRFIPIPAPRGAIFDRNGKLLVDSRPTYNVVLSNEGFKSVDINERVDDYSRGLELDRQFVVERLNLIKKQNEFEALVLKENVGMKDITWVESHSLEFPELRVELQPQRFYPLGESLAHVLGYVGEISPKQLEDPEYKERGFRPGDIIGKGGLEQFYDEFLRGRPGYRKVIVDSRGRVQAEVDKVDPQSGQDLVTTIDYDVQMKAEAQLASSATKRGTIIAMDPNNGEMIAMASAPSFDPNIFVRGSSTPEGRKQIAAYWQDEKRPLYNRAIQGRYPPGSTWKIPESIAGLQQGAITVAQSNLVCGGGITIGNKFTRCMGSHGSPPLSYAITKSCDGYYYRLALKMKIEGIIQMIETYGYDKRSGIDLPNEKVPQTPKSWMPYIIKNEGKWSDIRTVYSGIGQDTVVVTPISMLRAVASIGMRGKMYVPHFLKEFRSIGAVGVEGESNYFPARPGFGFQHPEPKLIEATDDQWDLVIKGMWGVVNGGGTGAGIRIPDYEIAGKTGTAQVAELGKDVGDKKDHAWFVSFAPAFKPELSVIALIENVGFGGSHAAPAVKGVYETFRETKGHTTKTPDIVAKN; translated from the coding sequence ATGAAACTCAACGACCACGTTCAAAATCTAGGTGCACGCGTCGGAACGATCCAGATACTTGCGTTTGTATTGCTGACGCTTTTGGGCGTGCGCCTATATCATCTGCAGATCGTGAGGGGTGAGTATTACAGCGAACGCGCCGAGAGCCAGCGTATTCGCTTTATCCCGATCCCGGCTCCGCGTGGTGCGATCTTCGACCGAAATGGCAAATTGCTGGTCGATTCGCGGCCGACCTATAACGTCGTTCTATCAAATGAAGGGTTCAAGTCAGTGGATATCAACGAGCGTGTCGATGATTATTCCCGAGGACTTGAACTTGACCGCCAATTTGTCGTCGAACGGTTGAATCTGATCAAGAAGCAAAACGAATTTGAAGCATTGGTTCTGAAAGAGAACGTCGGAATGAAGGACATCACGTGGGTCGAATCGCACTCGCTTGAGTTTCCCGAACTCCGCGTCGAACTGCAGCCGCAGCGTTTTTACCCGCTCGGCGAATCTCTTGCCCACGTGCTTGGCTACGTCGGCGAGATCAGCCCGAAACAGCTCGAAGATCCGGAATACAAAGAGCGCGGATTCCGGCCCGGCGATATCATCGGCAAGGGCGGGCTTGAGCAGTTTTACGATGAATTCCTTCGCGGCCGCCCGGGCTATCGAAAGGTGATAGTTGATAGCCGCGGCCGTGTCCAGGCTGAAGTCGACAAGGTCGATCCGCAATCCGGACAGGATCTTGTGACGACGATCGATTATGATGTCCAAATGAAAGCGGAAGCCCAATTGGCAAGTTCCGCAACAAAACGCGGCACGATCATAGCGATGGACCCGAACAACGGCGAGATGATCGCAATGGCATCGGCCCCCTCGTTCGACCCTAATATTTTCGTTCGCGGCAGTTCGACGCCTGAGGGACGAAAGCAAATCGCGGCCTATTGGCAGGATGAAAAACGTCCTCTCTACAACCGTGCGATCCAAGGGCGATATCCACCGGGCTCCACGTGGAAAATACCCGAATCGATCGCCGGCCTACAGCAGGGAGCGATCACCGTTGCCCAGTCAAATCTCGTCTGCGGCGGCGGCATCACCATCGGCAATAAATTCACTCGCTGTATGGGCAGCCACGGTTCGCCGCCGCTGAGTTACGCGATCACAAAATCCTGCGACGGTTATTATTATCGCCTGGCGCTCAAGATGAAGATCGAGGGCATCATTCAGATGATCGAGACGTACGGTTACGACAAGCGATCGGGAATCGACCTGCCGAATGAAAAAGTGCCGCAAACGCCTAAGTCATGGATGCCTTACATCATCAAGAACGAGGGTAAATGGAGCGACATTCGGACCGTTTACTCGGGGATCGGCCAGGACACGGTTGTTGTTACGCCGATATCGATGCTTCGGGCGGTCGCGAGTATTGGTATGCGCGGAAAGATGTACGTGCCGCACTTTCTCAAAGAATTCAGATCGATCGGAGCCGTCGGCGTCGAAGGCGAGTCGAATTATTTCCCGGCACGTCCCGGATTTGGATTCCAACACCCCGAGCCGAAATTGATCGAGGCCACTGACGATCAGTGGGACCTTGTGATCAAGGGTATGTGGGGTGTGGTGAACGGCGGCGGAACGGGTGCGGGCATCCGCATCCCTGATTATGAGATCGCCGGCAAGACCGGAACTGCTCAGGTTGCCGAGCTCGGAAAGGACGTCGGAGATAAAAAGGACCACGCGTGGTTCGTTAGTTTTGCTCCGGCATTTAAGCCCGAACTCTCCGTGATCGCTTTGATCGAGAATGTCGGATTTGGCGGCAGCCATGCCGCTCCGGCCGTAAAGGGCGTTTACGAGACTTTTAGAGAAACAAAGGGACACACAACAAAAACACCGGACATTGTGGCAAAGAATTAA
- a CDS encoding Hsp20/alpha crystallin family protein: MNRHFQFLGSSKTVQSGRLWYPAADVYQTPDGWLVKVELAGVSPEDIEIDIQGNVLYIAGCRKDRSCAAGVSYQQMEITYSSFEKTLNFPGSIEGATIEHEFENGLLIINLRKK; the protein is encoded by the coding sequence ATGAATCGGCATTTTCAGTTTCTCGGCTCGTCCAAGACGGTGCAGTCGGGGCGGCTTTGGTATCCGGCGGCGGACGTTTACCAGACGCCCGATGGCTGGCTGGTCAAGGTCGAGCTTGCCGGCGTTTCGCCCGAGGACATCGAGATCGATATTCAGGGCAATGTGCTGTATATAGCCGGCTGCCGAAAAGACCGGTCATGTGCCGCCGGCGTGTCGTATCAGCAAATGGAGATCACGTACAGCAGCTTCGAAAAAACGCTAAACTTCCCCGGTTCGATCGAAGGAGCGACCATCGAACACGAATTTGAGAACGGCCTGCTCATCATCAATCTGCGCAAGAAGTAA
- the mreD gene encoding rod shape-determining protein MreD, with protein sequence MDGVKLTIALIIAIILQWTLRNVAEPLSYIDFPLLIVVYAALQRNSIRAILFGTIAGLAVDALSGGLLGANGFTKTLIAFGISEIARRVYLDNLLLRIPVIAGASVLNGLIYFGLHRLLGQPPSGELLVVGAYSLIGTTIAGTLTYLLLDSMSGDKVRRKKGDMFKPRRQTRRRNPIRLNK encoded by the coding sequence ATGGATGGCGTAAAGCTCACAATTGCTCTGATAATCGCGATCATTTTGCAGTGGACACTGCGGAATGTGGCGGAGCCGTTATCGTACATCGACTTTCCGCTGCTTATCGTTGTTTATGCGGCATTGCAGCGAAACTCGATCAGGGCGATCCTTTTCGGAACGATCGCCGGGCTCGCAGTCGATGCTCTTAGCGGCGGATTACTCGGAGCGAACGGATTTACGAAAACGCTGATCGCGTTCGGTATTTCGGAGATCGCCAGACGCGTCTATCTGGACAACTTATTGCTTCGCATCCCCGTCATAGCTGGTGCAAGTGTGTTGAACGGTCTTATTTATTTTGGTTTGCACCGGCTGCTCGGGCAACCGCCAAGCGGCGAACTTCTGGTCGTTGGGGCCTACTCGCTTATCGGCACGACGATCGCAGGAACGCTCACCTACCTGCTTCTTGACAGTATGTCGGGCGACAAGGTGAGGCGTAAAAAGGGCGACATGTTCAAACCCCGCCGTCAGACACGCCGGCGCAATCCCATTAGGCTCAACAAATAG
- the lon gene encoding endopeptidase La has product MEIAVLPLQNTTLFPETVVPLAVGRERSTRAVEAALATEEKLIACVTTKTENVTGDDATPTDLYQVGTIVNIKRMMRNEGIMQLIVQGLDRFEITEWTGEQPFLKAKIAILPPLQRIDEEEIEALKRNIQGMIQEALALLPNVPPEIRMAVLSQEDPVQLAYFLASVLDLGVETEQKMLESSTVDGLLTLTHAALAREVEIMQIRSKIATEAQGEMDKSQRDYVLRQQMKAIQKELGDDEDGEKAEAAQIRERLEKADLPDDVRKEAERELKRMEALPQAAPDYHVIRTYLEYILELPWRTASEEKLDLNEARKVLDEDHYGLDDIKERILESLAVVKLRPDSKSPIILFVGPPGVGKTSLGRSIARALGREFDRISLGGMRDEAELRGHRRTYVGAMPGRIIQSLRRVAVNNPVMMLDEIDKLGNDFRGDPASALLEILDPAQNNTFRDNYIDLPFDLSKVFFIATANQLAPIPMPLRDRMEIIQLAGYSDREKLNIAKQYLIPRQITENGLTEEQLTISDDAINLITSRYTREAGVRQLERTVGNLARKVALKVAQGLTDKVAITVEEVKGYLGPPRVYPEEARKELPPGVATGMAWTEMGGEVLFIEAMLLPGGSGLTLTGQLGDVMKESAQAARSYLWSHAAEFGIDPNVIKQNGVHIHVPAGSIPKDGPSAGVTMSSALASVYTGRRVRSDTSMTGEITLSGLVFPVGGVKEKVLAAHRAGIRRIVIPDRNEADLEDIPEDVRKELTFIPCAWISDVLKATLEPNVTSPPAVLQEYGPEGPPPASIHL; this is encoded by the coding sequence ATGGAGATCGCGGTCTTGCCTTTGCAGAATACGACGCTGTTTCCTGAGACGGTCGTGCCGCTGGCGGTCGGGCGTGAGCGCTCGACGCGTGCGGTCGAGGCGGCTCTCGCGACCGAGGAAAAGCTGATCGCGTGCGTCACCACCAAGACCGAAAACGTCACCGGCGACGATGCCACTCCGACCGACCTTTACCAGGTCGGGACGATCGTCAATATCAAACGGATGATGCGAAACGAGGGCATCATGCAGCTCATCGTGCAGGGATTGGACCGTTTCGAGATAACTGAGTGGACGGGCGAACAGCCGTTTCTCAAGGCTAAGATCGCCATTCTGCCACCGCTGCAACGGATCGACGAAGAAGAGATCGAGGCGTTAAAACGCAATATTCAAGGCATGATACAGGAGGCGTTGGCGCTCTTGCCAAACGTGCCGCCCGAGATCCGCATGGCCGTTCTGTCTCAGGAAGATCCGGTGCAGCTCGCCTACTTTCTTGCCTCTGTTCTCGATCTCGGTGTCGAGACCGAGCAGAAAATGCTCGAATCCTCGACCGTTGACGGCCTCCTTACACTGACGCACGCGGCGCTCGCACGTGAGGTCGAGATCATGCAGATCCGCTCGAAGATCGCGACCGAGGCTCAGGGCGAGATGGACAAATCGCAGCGTGATTATGTGCTTCGCCAGCAGATGAAGGCGATTCAAAAGGAGCTCGGTGACGACGAGGACGGTGAAAAGGCCGAGGCCGCACAGATCCGTGAACGCCTCGAAAAGGCCGATCTTCCCGATGACGTGCGAAAAGAAGCGGAGCGTGAGCTAAAACGCATGGAAGCGTTGCCGCAAGCCGCCCCCGATTATCACGTCATCCGCACATATCTCGAGTACATCCTTGAACTGCCGTGGCGAACCGCGAGCGAAGAAAAACTCGATCTCAACGAAGCCCGCAAGGTGCTCGACGAAGACCACTACGGCCTCGACGATATCAAGGAACGCATCTTGGAGTCGCTCGCTGTCGTCAAACTGCGGCCGGATTCGAAAAGCCCGATCATCCTGTTCGTAGGCCCGCCGGGAGTAGGTAAAACTTCGCTCGGACGTTCGATCGCTCGTGCTCTGGGCAGGGAATTCGACCGGATAAGCCTGGGCGGAATGCGCGACGAGGCTGAGCTTCGCGGCCATCGGCGGACTTATGTCGGTGCGATGCCCGGACGAATCATCCAGTCGCTGCGTCGCGTCGCGGTAAACAACCCGGTGATGATGCTCGACGAGATCGACAAGCTGGGCAATGATTTTCGCGGCGATCCGGCTTCGGCGTTGCTCGAAATTCTCGATCCGGCGCAGAATAACACTTTCCGCGATAATTACATCGATCTGCCTTTTGATCTTTCTAAGGTTTTCTTCATCGCCACCGCGAATCAACTCGCTCCGATACCGATGCCGCTGCGTGACCGCATGGAGATAATCCAGCTCGCCGGGTACAGCGACCGAGAGAAACTAAACATCGCCAAGCAATATCTCATCCCGAGGCAGATAACCGAAAATGGCCTGACCGAGGAACAATTGACCATATCGGACGATGCGATCAACCTGATCACATCGCGTTACACTCGCGAGGCGGGCGTCCGGCAACTTGAACGAACTGTCGGCAATTTGGCACGAAAGGTAGCGCTAAAGGTCGCTCAAGGCCTGACCGACAAGGTCGCGATCACTGTGGAAGAGGTCAAAGGCTATCTAGGGCCGCCGCGTGTTTATCCCGAGGAAGCGAGAAAAGAGCTGCCGCCGGGCGTGGCGACCGGAATGGCGTGGACCGAAATGGGCGGCGAGGTCCTTTTTATCGAGGCGATGCTCCTGCCCGGCGGCAGCGGATTGACGCTGACCGGACAGCTCGGCGACGTGATGAAGGAATCGGCTCAGGCGGCCCGCAGCTATTTGTGGTCGCACGCTGCCGAATTCGGCATCGATCCTAACGTGATCAAGCAGAATGGCGTTCATATCCACGTTCCAGCCGGTTCGATCCCGAAAGACGGCCCAAGTGCCGGTGTGACAATGTCATCGGCCCTTGCGTCCGTTTATACAGGCCGCCGCGTTCGCAGCGATACGTCGATGACGGGCGAGATCACTCTTTCAGGACTTGTGTTCCCGGTCGGCGGCGTCAAGGAGAAAGTTCTCGCGGCACATCGGGCCGGAATACGACGCATCGTTATACCCGATCGAAACGAGGCTGATCTCGAGGACATTCCCGAGGATGTTCGCAAAGAACTGACCTTTATCCCTTGCGCATGGATCAGCGATGTACTCAAAGCAACATTGGAGCCGAACGTGACTTCTCCGCCGGCCGTTTTGCAGGAATACGGCCCGGAAGGACCGCCTCCGGCGAGTATTCACCTGTAA
- a CDS encoding rod shape-determining protein — translation MAFKSLFSLFSSDLAIDLGTANTLVYAKGRGIVVSEPSIVAINKVTNQVEAVGRDAKEMLGRTPGNIVAIRPMKDGVIANFEVTEKMLQHFIRKAHNGKSWVRPRVVIGIPSEITQVERRAVEDSAYRAKASEVYLVEEAMAAAIGAGLPITEPHGNMVVDIGGGTTDIAVISLSGIVYSRAVRVAGNEMDEAITQYIKRKYNLLIGERTSEAIKIALGSAFPLEEPLSMDVRGRNLIEGIPKTITMTDEEIREALSDSISTIINAVRVALERTPPELSADIVERGIVLTGGGALLKNLDKRLMIETGLPVVIADDPLSSVVLGTGKMLSDFELLKRVKWDNSLMTGS, via the coding sequence ATGGCATTTAAGTCTTTATTCAGTTTATTTTCCAGCGATCTTGCGATCGATCTCGGAACGGCAAATACACTCGTCTATGCAAAGGGCCGCGGCATCGTCGTGTCCGAGCCGTCGATAGTCGCGATCAACAAGGTCACGAATCAGGTCGAGGCTGTCGGCCGCGACGCCAAAGAGATGCTTGGGCGTACGCCGGGCAATATCGTCGCGATCCGTCCGATGAAGGACGGCGTTATCGCCAATTTTGAGGTGACGGAAAAGATGCTCCAGCATTTCATCCGCAAGGCTCACAACGGTAAATCGTGGGTCCGGCCGCGTGTCGTCATCGGCATCCCGTCAGAGATCACGCAGGTCGAACGGCGAGCCGTGGAAGACAGTGCCTATCGTGCCAAGGCTTCGGAAGTTTATCTCGTGGAAGAAGCGATGGCCGCAGCTATCGGTGCCGGGTTGCCGATCACCGAACCGCACGGCAACATGGTCGTCGATATCGGCGGCGGAACGACCGATATTGCGGTCATATCGCTATCAGGCATCGTTTACTCGCGGGCTGTTCGTGTCGCCGGCAACGAGATGGATGAGGCGATCACACAGTACATCAAACGCAAATACAATCTGCTCATCGGTGAACGCACGTCCGAGGCGATCAAGATAGCGCTTGGCTCAGCATTCCCGCTCGAAGAACCGCTCTCGATGGACGTCCGCGGACGCAACCTTATCGAAGGCATCCCCAAGACCATCACGATGACCGACGAAGAGATCCGCGAAGCACTGTCGGATTCGATCTCGACGATCATCAACGCTGTCCGCGTCGCTCTCGAACGCACGCCGCCTGAATTGTCCGCCGACATCGTCGAACGCGGCATCGTTCTCACCGGCGGCGGAGCACTACTCAAGAATCTCGACAAACGACTGATGATCGAAACCGGTCTGCCGGTCGTCATCGCCGATGATCCGCTTTCGTCGGTCGTACTCGGTACCGGAAAAATGCTCTCAGATTTTGAGCTCCTCAAGCGCGTTAAATGGGATAATTCATTAATGACAGGAAGTTAG
- the mreC gene encoding rod shape-determining protein MreC, with product MIALLLLNFVLMAFDAREITSGQRVIRAWTQTAADFVQSPVTTITASVSNYFTSISTLRSAQSENDILKQRIQELEVEVKQKEDLTSENQRLSSLLQLKETSKYKVLTARIIGRDPSVWFDSSIINRGSLDGVLLNMPVVTDGGLVGRVTAVSPLTAQVDLVTYSKSGLGGIIGQIGESSALGVVVGTSKKDLLEMKYVPGSIEVQVGQTVFTTGQDGIFPPGLKVGEIVDIVTGSATTPHVIQIRPAAKLNSMQEVGILLYEPPPRAEFEQKLPNAVPSTTKKK from the coding sequence ATGATCGCACTTTTGCTGCTCAATTTTGTGCTTATGGCGTTTGACGCGCGTGAGATCACATCTGGGCAAAGGGTGATCAGGGCGTGGACGCAAACCGCTGCGGACTTTGTTCAATCGCCGGTGACAACCATCACGGCATCGGTCTCCAATTATTTCACATCCATCTCGACCCTCCGTTCAGCACAATCTGAGAACGATATTCTAAAGCAGCGTATTCAGGAACTGGAGGTCGAGGTAAAGCAGAAAGAAGACCTTACAAGCGAGAATCAAAGGCTCAGCTCGCTTCTGCAGTTAAAGGAAACCAGCAAATATAAAGTTTTGACGGCGCGAATAATCGGCCGTGACCCGTCGGTCTGGTTCGATTCGTCGATCATCAACCGCGGCAGCCTAGACGGTGTTCTATTGAATATGCCGGTCGTAACGGACGGCGGACTCGTTGGACGCGTTACCGCAGTCAGCCCGCTGACAGCACAGGTCGATCTGGTCACGTACAGCAAATCGGGCCTCGGCGGCATTATCGGCCAAATTGGCGAATCAAGTGCCCTTGGCGTCGTTGTCGGAACGAGCAAAAAGGATCTGCTCGAGATGAAATATGTGCCCGGCAGTATCGAGGTCCAGGTCGGCCAGACGGTTTTCACGACCGGACAAGACGGCATCTTCCCGCCGGGACTGAAAGTAGGCGAGATCGTCGATATTGTCACAGGCTCGGCGACAACGCCGCATGTCATACAGATCAGGCCTGCGGCGAAATTAAACTCGATGCAGGAAGTCGGTATCCTGCTTTACGAACCGCCGCCTCGAGCGGAATTTGAACAGAAATTACCAAACGCAGTGCCGAGTACGACGAAAAAGAAATAG